Proteins found in one Populus alba chromosome 14, ASM523922v2, whole genome shotgun sequence genomic segment:
- the LOC118036760 gene encoding uncharacterized protein yields the protein MGKRNNQRKNKAMLDSDDENSSVSSSSTARSDLMSVSGTDEVQVDKDSLLEQALDALYEKRGSTREKALAAIIDAFNTNLQHQFVEKKFATLLHLCLNSIKKGSSKEISLACHAIGLLALTVGSGDNAHEILEESVIPISQALKSLSDSLKTVSLVECLAIVTFVGATKTEETERSMQIMWQLLHPKLGSNVVAVKLPAAVITAVVSAWAFILTTMDGCSLNSKDWQEYISYLSTLLDKDDRSVRIASGEALALIFETGSIEKFATENKTTPDGSVPEGNKSREGYAHILGLKSKILNQVRSLSAEAGGKGSTKKDLNSQRNLFKDVLEFLEDGYAPDISMKIGGDSLQTSTWSEFIKLNFMKHFLGGGFIKHMQDNEFLQVVFGFTPKRKHLLGAEHQMSSGEKRMFRSPNSIQNKARTQFLNKQRMLSKDRNVGHFAVGMGDEDM from the exons ATGGGGAAGC GTAATAATCAGCGGAAAAATAAAGCGATGTTGGATAGTGATGATGAAAATAGTAGCGTGAGTTCATCGTCGACTGCCCGTTCGGATCTTATGTCGGTTTCGGGGACCGACGAGGTTCAAGTTGATAAAGATAGTTTACTAGAACAAGCTCTAGATGCTTTGTATGAGAAGAG GGGTTCGACGAGAGAGAAAGCTCTGGCAGCGATTATTGATGCTTTTAATAccaacttgcagcatcaattTGTTGAGAAGAA ATTTGCTACTTTACTACACCTGTGTCTTAACTCCATTAAAAAGGGCTCTAGCAAAGAGATATCTCTAGCATGTCATGCCATCG GATTATTGGCTCTGACTGTTGGTTCTGGGGATAATGCACATGAAATATTGGAAGAATCAGTTATTCCTATTTCCCAAGCTCTTAAATCTCTGTCTGATTCCTTGAAGACTGTATCG TTAGTGGAGTGTTTGGCTATTGTGACGTTTGTTGGTGCAACTAAGACCGAGGAAACTGAACGATCAATGCAAATCATGTGGCAATTGCTTCATCCTAAACTAGGTTCTAAT GTAGTTGCTGTCAAACTCCCTGCAGCTGTAATAACAGCAGTGGTGTCTGCTTGGGCATTTATCTTGACTACCATGGATGGATGCTCCCTTAACTCCAAAGATTGGCAAGA GTACATTTCTTATTTATCTACTCTGCTAGATAAGGATGACAGATCTGTACGCATTGCTTCCGGTGAAGCTCTAGCTTTAATTTTTGAGACAGGAAGTATTGAAAAGTTTGCTACTGAAAATAAGACTACCCCAGATGGCTCAGTACCAGAAGGAAATAAATCTCGTGAAGGATATGCACATATACTAGGACTGAAATCAAAAATCCTAAATCAAGTTAGGAGCCTGTCTGCCGAGGCTGGTGGAAAAGGTTCCACTAAGAAGGATCTTAACAGCCAGAGGAATTTGTTCAAGGATGTTTTGGAGTTCCTGGAG GATGGCTACGCTCCTGATATCTCAATGAAGATTGGAGGAGATTCGTTACAAACGTCAACATGGTCTGAGTTTATAAAG TTGAACTTCATGAAGCATTTTCTTGGTGGTGGCTTTATTAAGCACATGCAG GACAATGAATTCCTTCAAGTTGTTTTTGGGTTCACGCCCAAGAGAAAGCATCTCCTAGGTGCCGAACATCAAATGTCAAGCGGTGAAAAG AGGATGTTCCGGTCGCCAAACTCAATACAAAATAAAGCCAGGACCCAGTTTCTGAACAAGCAGCGGATGCTATCCAAG GATAGAAACGTTGGGCACTTTGCTGTTGGCATGGGCGATGAAGATATGTGA
- the LOC118036745 gene encoding uncharacterized protein isoform X1 — protein sequence MSRRYSQNNERQQQQEWRSNNSRNFSKPQTKFVPKNQNPNSNPTLSDSLRQSLSSQSDAAAAAAAAPASSGNIGSGESSGRIQMRDDGAWMSRKAVAGVQGGGKFVTYLPQDEAVAAGLGADEGGLDPVESQRVVDLLSRELSRLLKLKPKEFWKEVASDVSLHDFLDSFLKFRSRWYDFPHRGVKGIVAGVIVGELDLCRRVFMVLYRISSNRAPGVEAAESLNSKDHAVLLQEKKLLDLPKLLDICSIYGHENEELTGLLVKNALKAQPWLHDDLTTLMTHFLGIIHTMHQRCISSLEVLFSAGSHEDHRSSPLLTDYLEVMDFINDAIVSMDAFVTAYESAAVFFSCPVEMSHGNEEMLITLARLHDTLIPALQRGFRVILTGGDDRMILNVAVSLKMLSMRLSKFGWKLLDTCYLSDRVFEDHLPIPHVTKMFPAKVEDPVIRADILIQTFREINGVLLGAQENQSKVSFLQNLDRNHHIMSRLQSLQNAGWIFMDDEQLQYLSGIMASNLKGTIKESPALPTATASNKVQMGEDAAIMESKISQIKDLFPDYGKGFLAACLEAYNHNPEEVIQRILEGTLHEDLRCLDTSSETMPLPKTASTVGKKDKGKGKLVESTLPSTKSLHSVNPVVPVEQRQVEGPSVSSSSTTGRFVRKPNDMPGHYTTDTRDHKDTARMAALISQYEYEDEYDDSFDDLGFSVAESGVEENELLGNRINSNSGISSGTKTETSAQNSPNTKWGSRKKPQYYVKDGKNYSYKVAGSVAVANANEASLINQVHGEQIHGLGRGGNIPLGATKKLVEYQEKDRDQSDEPETEGRGNTGNYRGRSWGRGSKGGGRLRESNDVQDNQSDGSEIQGRESTPNHRGRGRGRASNHNYRKDRAMNKHFSGLSGF from the exons ATGTCACGCCGTTACTCTCAAAACAACGAAAGGCAGCAACAACAAGAATGGAGAAGCAATAACAGCAGAAATTTCTCCAAACCACAAACCAAATTCGTCcccaaaaatcaaaaccctaacTCCAACCCTACTCTATCCGATTCTCTAAGGCAATCTCTCTCAAGTCAATCCgatgccgccgccgccgccgccgccgctcCAGCATCGAGCGGTAATATTGGCTCAGGGGAGTCGTCGGGTAGGATTCAAATGAGAGATGACGGGGCGTGGATGTCTAGAAAAGCTGTAGCTGGTGTTCAGGGCGGTGGAAAATTTGTAACTTACTTGCCGCAGGATGAGGCTGTGGCTGCGGGACTCGGTGCCGATGAAGGAGGATTGGATCCAGTAGAATCACAGAGAGTTGTTGATCTTTTGAGTAGAGAATTGTCTCGGTTACTCAAGTTGAAACCTAAAGAATTTTGGAAAGAAG TGGCCAGTGATGTGTCGTTGCATGATTTTCTGGATAGCTTCTTGAAATTTAGGAGCAGGTGGTATGATTTCCCACATCGTGGAGTCAAAGGAATTGTTGCAGGGGTAATTGTTGGAGAGCTTGACTTATGTCGCCGTGTTTTCATGGTATTGTATCGCAT ATCTTCCAATAGGGCTCCGGGTGTCGAGGCCGCCGAAAGCTTGAACTCGAAGGATCATGCTG TCCTCTTGCAGGAAAAGAAGTTACTGGACTTGCCTAAGTTGTTGGATATATGTTCCATTTACGGTCATGAAAATGAAGAACTGACCGGATTGCTG GTCAAGAATGCCTTGAAAGCCCAGCCTTGGCTCCATGATGATCTGACCACTTTAATGACCCATTTCCTGGGCATCATTCACACAATGCATCAACGTTGCATCTCATCTTTGGAG GTATTATTTTCCGCTGGAAGCCATGAAGACCATCGATCCAGCCCGCTTCTAACTGATTACTTGGAA GTGATGGACTTTATAAATGATGCAATTGTCTCCATGGATGCTTTTGTTACAGCATATGAATCAGCAGCTGTGTTCTTTTCGTGCCCTGTTGAAATGAG TCATGGGAATGAGGAAATGCTGATCACCCTTGCAAGATTGCATGATACTTTAATTCCAGCTTTGCAACGAGGCTTTCGAGTCATCTTGACAGGAGGGGATGATAGAATGATATTGAATGTTGCGGTTAGTTTAAAGATGTTATCAATGAGGCTGTCCAAATTTGGATGGAAATTGTTGGACACTTGCTATTTAAGTGATCGAGTTTTTGAAGATCACCTTCCCATTCCCCATGTAACAAAGATGTTTCCTGCAAAAGTAGAAGATCCCGTCATAAGGGCAGACATATTGATTCAGACTTTTAGGGAGATCAATGGAGTTCTCCTTGGTGCTCAGGAAAACCAGAGCAAGGTTTCATTCCTTCAGAATCTTGATAGGAATCATCATATAATGAGTAGGCTTCAGAGTTTACAAAATGCCG GGTGGATTTTCATGGATGATGAGCAGCTCCAGTATTTATCTGGGATAATGGCTTCTAATCTGAAAGGCACCATTAAGGAGTCACCTGCTCTTCCAACTGCCACTGCGAGCAACAAAGTACAGATGGGTGAAGATGCTGCCATCATGGAGTCCAAAATCAGTCAAATAAAGGACCTTTTTCCTGACTATGGTAAAGGGTTCCTAGCTGCTTGTCTTGAAGCTTATAATCATAATCCAGAGGAGGTCATTCAGAGGATACTAGAGGGGACCCTCCATGAAGATCTAAGGTGTTTGGATACTTCATCGGAGACAATGCCACTGCCCAAAACTGCTTCAACTGTGGGCAAGAAagataaaggaaaaggaaagttgGTTGAATCTACACTTCCTTCAACAAAATCACTGCACTCTGTTAATCCAGTGGTCCCAGTGGAGCAGCGACAAGTCGAGGGTCCCTCTGTTTCGTCATCATCTACAACTGGAAGGTTTGTCAGGAAGCCTAATGACATGCCTGGTCACTACACCACTGACACCAGAGATCACAAGGATACTGCAAGGATGGCTGCTCTAATTTCACAGTATGAATACGAAGATGAGTATGACGACTCCTTTGATGATCTGGGTTTCAGTGTTGCCGAGTCCGGGGTGGAGGAGAATGAACTATTAGGTAACAGGATAAACTCTAATTCAGGGATATCATCAGGGACCAAAACTGAAACCTCTGCTCAAAACTCTCCCAATACTAAATGGGGCTCCAGGAAAAAGCCACAATATTATGTGAAGGATGGAAAGAACTATAGTTACAAGGTTGCAGGTTCAGTCGCAGTGGCAAATGCCAATGAAGCTTCTCTTATTAATCAAGTACACGGAGAACAAATTCATGGTCTTGGACGTGGTGGTAATATTCCCCTAGGTGCAACTAAAAAGTTGGTCGAGTATCAAGAGAAGGATCGGGACCAGTCTGATGAACCCGAGACGGAAGGGAGAGGGAATACAGGGAATTACAGGGGTCGGTCCTGGGGCAGAGGAAGTAAGGGAGGAGGAAGGCTGAGGGAGTCAAATGATGTCCAAGACAACCAGTCTGATGGCTCTGAGATTCAAGGTAGAGAAAGTACTCCTAACCATAGAGGTAGAGGTCGGGGAAGAGCAAGTAATCATAACTACAGGAAGGATAGAGCCATGAATAAGCACTTCTCTGGATTGTCTGGTTTCTAA
- the LOC118036745 gene encoding uncharacterized protein isoform X2, with the protein MLEKKLLDLPKLLDICSIYGHENEELTGLLVKNALKAQPWLHDDLTTLMTHFLGIIHTMHQRCISSLEVLFSAGSHEDHRSSPLLTDYLEVMDFINDAIVSMDAFVTAYESAAVFFSCPVEMSHGNEEMLITLARLHDTLIPALQRGFRVILTGGDDRMILNVAVSLKMLSMRLSKFGWKLLDTCYLSDRVFEDHLPIPHVTKMFPAKVEDPVIRADILIQTFREINGVLLGAQENQSKVSFLQNLDRNHHIMSRLQSLQNAGWIFMDDEQLQYLSGIMASNLKGTIKESPALPTATASNKVQMGEDAAIMESKISQIKDLFPDYGKGFLAACLEAYNHNPEEVIQRILEGTLHEDLRCLDTSSETMPLPKTASTVGKKDKGKGKLVESTLPSTKSLHSVNPVVPVEQRQVEGPSVSSSSTTGRFVRKPNDMPGHYTTDTRDHKDTARMAALISQYEYEDEYDDSFDDLGFSVAESGVEENELLGNRINSNSGISSGTKTETSAQNSPNTKWGSRKKPQYYVKDGKNYSYKVAGSVAVANANEASLINQVHGEQIHGLGRGGNIPLGATKKLVEYQEKDRDQSDEPETEGRGNTGNYRGRSWGRGSKGGGRLRESNDVQDNQSDGSEIQGRESTPNHRGRGRGRASNHNYRKDRAMNKHFSGLSGF; encoded by the exons ATGCTG GAAAAGAAGTTACTGGACTTGCCTAAGTTGTTGGATATATGTTCCATTTACGGTCATGAAAATGAAGAACTGACCGGATTGCTG GTCAAGAATGCCTTGAAAGCCCAGCCTTGGCTCCATGATGATCTGACCACTTTAATGACCCATTTCCTGGGCATCATTCACACAATGCATCAACGTTGCATCTCATCTTTGGAG GTATTATTTTCCGCTGGAAGCCATGAAGACCATCGATCCAGCCCGCTTCTAACTGATTACTTGGAA GTGATGGACTTTATAAATGATGCAATTGTCTCCATGGATGCTTTTGTTACAGCATATGAATCAGCAGCTGTGTTCTTTTCGTGCCCTGTTGAAATGAG TCATGGGAATGAGGAAATGCTGATCACCCTTGCAAGATTGCATGATACTTTAATTCCAGCTTTGCAACGAGGCTTTCGAGTCATCTTGACAGGAGGGGATGATAGAATGATATTGAATGTTGCGGTTAGTTTAAAGATGTTATCAATGAGGCTGTCCAAATTTGGATGGAAATTGTTGGACACTTGCTATTTAAGTGATCGAGTTTTTGAAGATCACCTTCCCATTCCCCATGTAACAAAGATGTTTCCTGCAAAAGTAGAAGATCCCGTCATAAGGGCAGACATATTGATTCAGACTTTTAGGGAGATCAATGGAGTTCTCCTTGGTGCTCAGGAAAACCAGAGCAAGGTTTCATTCCTTCAGAATCTTGATAGGAATCATCATATAATGAGTAGGCTTCAGAGTTTACAAAATGCCG GGTGGATTTTCATGGATGATGAGCAGCTCCAGTATTTATCTGGGATAATGGCTTCTAATCTGAAAGGCACCATTAAGGAGTCACCTGCTCTTCCAACTGCCACTGCGAGCAACAAAGTACAGATGGGTGAAGATGCTGCCATCATGGAGTCCAAAATCAGTCAAATAAAGGACCTTTTTCCTGACTATGGTAAAGGGTTCCTAGCTGCTTGTCTTGAAGCTTATAATCATAATCCAGAGGAGGTCATTCAGAGGATACTAGAGGGGACCCTCCATGAAGATCTAAGGTGTTTGGATACTTCATCGGAGACAATGCCACTGCCCAAAACTGCTTCAACTGTGGGCAAGAAagataaaggaaaaggaaagttgGTTGAATCTACACTTCCTTCAACAAAATCACTGCACTCTGTTAATCCAGTGGTCCCAGTGGAGCAGCGACAAGTCGAGGGTCCCTCTGTTTCGTCATCATCTACAACTGGAAGGTTTGTCAGGAAGCCTAATGACATGCCTGGTCACTACACCACTGACACCAGAGATCACAAGGATACTGCAAGGATGGCTGCTCTAATTTCACAGTATGAATACGAAGATGAGTATGACGACTCCTTTGATGATCTGGGTTTCAGTGTTGCCGAGTCCGGGGTGGAGGAGAATGAACTATTAGGTAACAGGATAAACTCTAATTCAGGGATATCATCAGGGACCAAAACTGAAACCTCTGCTCAAAACTCTCCCAATACTAAATGGGGCTCCAGGAAAAAGCCACAATATTATGTGAAGGATGGAAAGAACTATAGTTACAAGGTTGCAGGTTCAGTCGCAGTGGCAAATGCCAATGAAGCTTCTCTTATTAATCAAGTACACGGAGAACAAATTCATGGTCTTGGACGTGGTGGTAATATTCCCCTAGGTGCAACTAAAAAGTTGGTCGAGTATCAAGAGAAGGATCGGGACCAGTCTGATGAACCCGAGACGGAAGGGAGAGGGAATACAGGGAATTACAGGGGTCGGTCCTGGGGCAGAGGAAGTAAGGGAGGAGGAAGGCTGAGGGAGTCAAATGATGTCCAAGACAACCAGTCTGATGGCTCTGAGATTCAAGGTAGAGAAAGTACTCCTAACCATAGAGGTAGAGGTCGGGGAAGAGCAAGTAATCATAACTACAGGAAGGATAGAGCCATGAATAAGCACTTCTCTGGATTGTCTGGTTTCTAA